The following coding sequences are from one Candidatus Binatia bacterium window:
- a CDS encoding NAD-binding protein: SQSHSEGIERMCQTLVSRNFKPRKSWMPKDVGFGLDMAREMQVPMPFAALAYQMFGIAQANGLDGYEATGIAYHVYQLISGEKKRT; this comes from the coding sequence TTCCCAGAGCCATTCGGAGGGGATCGAGCGCATGTGCCAGACGCTTGTGAGCCGAAATTTCAAGCCGCGGAAGTCGTGGATGCCGAAAGACGTCGGCTTCGGACTGGACATGGCCCGCGAGATGCAGGTACCGATGCCGTTCGCCGCGCTGGCGTATCAAATGTTCGGGATCGCTCAGGCCAACGGGCTCGATGGCTACGAGGCGACCGGCATCGCCTATCACGTCTACCAGTTGATCTCAGGGGAGAAAAAAAGGACCTAG